The sequence ACCAAGACGAAGGTCGCCGACGGCCCCGTCTCCGCGATCCTGACGGACGGCCGGCGCCTGGTCGTCGGCGGGTCGTCCGTCCGGGTCAGCACGGACGACGGCCGGACCTTCCGCACCGCCGACACCGGCCCGCTCGCGGTGCACGTCTCGGATCTGCTGCGGGTCGACGGAGCGCTCTACGCGGCCACCACCCGCTCGGCCGAGTCCGGACTGGTCCAGGGCGGCAGGGGCGTGCTGCGCAGCACCGACGACGGCCGCACCTGGGAGAACGTGTCGAGCGGCCTGCAGAACACCGACACGACCAGACTGGCCGCCGCCCCCGACGGCCGCACGCTCTACGTGGGCACGGTCGACGGCGGGGTGCACCGGCTGAGGCTGCGCCGATGAACGACCGAGGGGTGGCGGGCGTGATGTCACGAGCACCTCACGCATGACCGCATGACCGCATGACCGCATGACCGCATGACCGCATGAAGAGTGTCGACCCGGCCCGTGGCTCACGGGCCGGGTCGGCACGCGCGCCGGTGTCCGGCGGTCAGCCGCGTACCGCGGGACGTGCCGGTGCCCTTGGGGGACGCCCGCGTACTCCGCTACGAGGGGCGGGCGGGGCACGCGAAAACAAGGTGCGGTGCCGGGCATCGGTCGGATAGCGTGCGGCGCATGTCGAGTCCTGAGTCAGACACGGTGGGGGCTTTCGGTCACGCCGTCAGCCCCCTGAACCACTGAGCTCACCGCACCTGCTGCCGCGCCGCGTCTAGCGGCGGGGCGAGTGTGCGCCGGGGACTGGCCGCGGTGACGAGATGACCCTCTCGTGCCTCTCTCACCTCGGAGCCACTCGATGCCTCTGCCGCTCTACCTCCTCGCCCTCGCGGTCTTCGCGATGGGGACCTCTGAGTTCATGCTCGCCGGCCTCCTGCCGGACATCGCCTCGGATCTCGACGTCACGGTCGGGACCGCGGGCACCCTCACCTCGGCCTTCGCGGTCGGCATGGTCGTCGGCGCCCCTCTCGTGGCCGCGCTCGCCCGGAACTGGCCCGCGCGCGCGACCCTCCTCGGTTTCGTGCTCGCTTTCGCGGCGGCCCACGCCGTGGGCGCCGTCACGTCGAGCTTCCCCCTCCTGCTCGCGAGTCGGGTCGTCGCCGCGCTCGCCAACGCGGGGTTCCTCGCCGTCGCGCTGACGGCCGTCGCCACCCTGGTCCCGCCCGACAGGACGGGGCGCGCACTGGGCGTACTGCTGTCGGGCACGACGGTGGCCACGGTCGCCGGTGTCCCCGGAGGCGCCGCGCTCGGCACGTTGCTCGGCTGGCGGGCCTCGTTCTGGGGTGTCGCGGTTCTCTGCCTGCCCGCGGCCCTCGGCATCCTGAGGGCCGTCCCGGCGGTACGTGCGAGGGGCGAGGCGACGGGCAGGCGGGCCCTGCGAGCGGAACTCGCCCAGCTCACCAGGGCGCGCGTGGCCCTGGTGATGCTGCTCGGCGCGCTGGTGAACGCGGCCACGTTCGCGAGCCTGACCTTCCTCGCGCCCGTGGTGACCCACGACGCCGGGCTGGGCGAGCTGTGGATCTCCGTCGCTCTGGTGCTCTTCGGCGCCGGTTCCTTCGTGGGTGTCACCGTCGCCGGGCGGCTGTCCGACCGCCGCCCCGGTCTGGTCATCGCCGTCGGCGGTCCGTTGCTGCTCGTCGGCTGGCCGGCCCTGGCGCTGCTGGCCGAGGAGCCGGTCGCGCTTCTCGTCCTCGTGTTCGTGCAAGGGGCGCTGTCGTTCGCCGTGGGCGGCACGCTGATGACCCGCATCCTCTACGAGGCCGCCGGAGCCCCGACCATGGCAGGCTCCTACGCCACCGCGGCGCTCAACGTGGGCGCCGCGGTCGGCCCCGCCCTCGCCGCCGCCACCCTCGGAACCGGAGTCGGGACCCTCGGGCCGGTCTGGGCGAGCGGACTCCTCGTCGCGGCGGCGCTGATCACCGCCTTCCCCTTGTTCACCACCGTCACAGGCGGCGGGGGCGCCGAAGCGATCCGGTGACGAGCGGCCGGGCCCGGGGGCGTGCGCTCGCGCTCCCGGGCACGGCAGCGCGCCGGGCCGCGCCGGCCCGGGCGGAGCCTGTCGGCCACGGTCCAGCTGCGTAGGGCCACGGTGGTCCGTACTAACGTACGTACCACAGCGCCGCCTTGGCGTCCGGCACAGGTGCCGGGTCCGGCCTGCGGCTTCTCCATCTCGGGAGCCCTCATGACACGCTCGCTCGACGGCCTCGTCTTCGTCCCGGTCACCGACCAGGCACCCGGTCAGGTCGGACGGCAGACCCGGTTCGCGTACCACGAGGAGGGCGAGCGGATCTGGGCGGAGTACTCCGGCGGGGACATCGTGCGCGGGTACCTGGTCGGTACCCGCGCGGGCGACACCCTCGACTTCCGCTACGTCCAGCTCCGCTCCGACTCCACCACCGCGTCGGGGCACTGCACCTCGCTCGTGACCGAACTCCCCGACGGCCGGCTCCGCCTCGAAGAGACGTGGAGCTGGGAGTCCCAGCCGGGCAGCGGCACCAGCGCGGTCGAGCAACTGCCCGCGTAAGAGCCCGGCGTCCCGGGGGCACTACGGCAGATCGGTGGAGAGGAAGGGGTCGAGGAGCGCGGACAGCGCGTTCGGGCGGTCCAGCG is a genomic window of Streptomyces showdoensis containing:
- a CDS encoding Cmx/CmrA family chloramphenicol efflux MFS transporter → MPLPLYLLALAVFAMGTSEFMLAGLLPDIASDLDVTVGTAGTLTSAFAVGMVVGAPLVAALARNWPARATLLGFVLAFAAAHAVGAVTSSFPLLLASRVVAALANAGFLAVALTAVATLVPPDRTGRALGVLLSGTTVATVAGVPGGAALGTLLGWRASFWGVAVLCLPAALGILRAVPAVRARGEATGRRALRAELAQLTRARVALVMLLGALVNAATFASLTFLAPVVTHDAGLGELWISVALVLFGAGSFVGVTVAGRLSDRRPGLVIAVGGPLLLVGWPALALLAEEPVALLVLVFVQGALSFAVGGTLMTRILYEAAGAPTMAGSYATAALNVGAAVGPALAAATLGTGVGTLGPVWASGLLVAAALITAFPLFTTVTGGGGAEAIR